A region from the Sutcliffiella horikoshii genome encodes:
- a CDS encoding YqkE family protein, which yields MKKKHKNNQRPLTNKKEEKVSLKDQLEGDVYSKLKSMKDQLVQTEQKQKAEEAERKKEEKRLKEKNKSFEELFEESNQNWKEFK from the coding sequence GTGAAGAAAAAGCATAAGAATAATCAAAGGCCTTTGACGAATAAGAAGGAAGAGAAAGTATCATTAAAAGATCAGTTAGAGGGGGATGTTTATTCGAAATTAAAGTCGATGAAAGATCAACTTGTTCAAACAGAACAAAAACAAAAAGCGGAAGAAGCGGAAAGAAAAAAAGAAGAAAAACGATTAAAAGAGAAGAATAAATCCTTTGAAGAACTGTTTGAAGAAAGTAATCAAAATTGGAAAGAATTCAAGTAA
- the katA gene encoding catalase KatA, whose product MTTNNRLTTSWGAPVGDNQNSMTAGSRGPTLIQDVHLLEKLAHFNRERVPERVVHAKGAGAHGYFEVTNDVKKYTKAKFLSEVGKRTPLFVRFSTVAGENGSADSVRDPRGFAVKFYTEDGNYDLVGNNTPVFFIRDAIKFPDFIHTQKRHPKTHLKNPNAVWDFWSLSPESLHQVTILMSDRGIPATYRHMHGFGSHTFKWVNEDGDGVWIKYHFKTEQGIKNLTEEVGTKIAGENSDYHTEDLFNAIDKGDYPAWKVYVQIMPMEDADTYRFDPFDVTKVWSQKDYPLMEVGRMVLDRNPENYFAEVEQATFSPGTLVPGIDVSPDKMLQGRLFAYHDAHRYRVGANHQALPINRARNEVHNYQRDGQMRFDNNGGDSVYYEPNSFNGPTETAENKPASFAVSGMADSVSFDHHDHYTQAGDLYRLLSEEERSRLVKNIVAAMMPVENEEIKLRQIGHFYKAEPEYGIRVAEGLGLQVPQKVR is encoded by the coding sequence TTGACAACTAATAATAGACTCACAACTAGCTGGGGGGCTCCTGTTGGAGATAACCAGAATTCCATGACTGCCGGTTCCAGAGGACCTACTCTCATACAAGATGTACATCTACTAGAGAAACTCGCACATTTCAACCGAGAACGTGTACCTGAACGTGTTGTTCACGCAAAAGGTGCAGGTGCACACGGGTATTTCGAGGTAACCAATGATGTAAAAAAATACACCAAGGCAAAATTTCTTTCCGAAGTAGGAAAACGCACGCCACTTTTTGTCCGATTTTCCACGGTAGCTGGTGAGAACGGGTCTGCAGATTCAGTTCGTGATCCACGTGGTTTTGCGGTGAAATTTTATACAGAAGACGGCAATTATGATCTTGTCGGAAACAATACACCGGTTTTCTTCATCAGAGATGCCATTAAGTTTCCTGACTTTATTCATACACAAAAACGTCATCCTAAAACACATCTGAAAAATCCTAATGCCGTTTGGGATTTCTGGTCACTTTCACCTGAATCCCTGCATCAAGTGACCATCCTGATGTCTGATCGTGGTATTCCTGCTACTTACCGTCATATGCATGGGTTTGGTAGCCATACGTTCAAATGGGTAAATGAAGATGGTGATGGTGTTTGGATCAAGTATCATTTTAAAACAGAACAAGGCATCAAGAATCTGACTGAAGAGGTTGGAACGAAGATTGCAGGTGAAAACTCTGATTATCATACAGAGGATCTGTTTAATGCCATTGATAAAGGCGATTATCCGGCATGGAAGGTTTATGTACAGATCATGCCGATGGAGGATGCTGATACTTACCGATTTGATCCATTTGATGTGACCAAAGTATGGTCTCAAAAAGATTATCCTTTGATGGAAGTTGGACGAATGGTATTGGATCGAAATCCGGAGAATTATTTTGCAGAGGTAGAGCAGGCAACTTTCTCTCCAGGCACACTTGTCCCTGGGATTGATGTCTCTCCAGACAAAATGCTGCAGGGACGCCTTTTTGCCTACCATGACGCGCATCGCTACCGTGTTGGAGCGAACCACCAGGCTCTACCTATAAACCGAGCACGAAATGAAGTGCACAACTATCAAAGGGATGGCCAAATGAGGTTTGACAACAATGGTGGAGATTCCGTCTATTATGAACCGAACAGCTTTAATGGTCCAACTGAAACGGCTGAAAATAAACCAGCTTCCTTTGCTGTTTCTGGAATGGCAGACAGTGTATCTTTTGATCATCATGATCACTATACACAAGCTGGAGATTTATATCGCCTGCTTAGTGAGGAAGAACGTTCCCGCTTGGTTAAAAATATCGTGGCGGCGATGATGCCGGTTGAAAACGAGGAAATCAAGCTTCGCCAAATCGGACACTTCTATAAAGCTGAACCGGAATACGGTATTCGCGTTGCAGAAGGACTTGGGTTGCAAGTCCCTCAGAAAGTACGCTAG
- a CDS encoding WG repeat-containing protein, which translates to MFGRIIKPRLFPASVRTVEGTKWGYIDEKGKFVLKPTFEDAGEFQQNGLAIVRKGGAGVITQTGKFVVRPKYSSIFPFTEGRAIAMLNEGGSVVINEKGKVLTQRPYSFISPYQGGRAVFQDSKNDGTTLYGYLDLNGNVAIPPQYQYAFDMSEGKALVQVKDSLYALLNSTGTQLQTYPYEQMNGLSEGLISFKRTYQDKAGYVDELGNVVIKPQFGMALPFQGGRAVVNASSDYRNKYGLIDKSGNYIIPPRYNDINQLGGNRAAVGRAINPEEPYTGSTYAIADTVSGQMITDFQYDAVNNYKGEYSSVTQGLKSFFINKSGRQAKELPVIDGVGTLSIEGQLVKAFVDQRLSYYDKSGNLVYAQNSVIPVNRNVSIREEKYRPNKDYLVYFPQIQGMKNKEAEKKVNEVLRTQSQIIPIPPDKQLDYNYTGDFSVQFYKKNLLILELNGYNYPFGAAHGMPTQIMVPIDIDSGRIYTLKDLFKADSDYVKVLSDLVAKQIQENPDNYFPDSFKGIQPDQPFYVSSDALFLYFTPYEIAPYAAGFPTFEIPFKEINSIIDKKGAFWRSFH; encoded by the coding sequence ATGTTCGGAAGAATAATTAAACCGCGTTTGTTTCCTGCTTCCGTTAGAACAGTTGAAGGAACAAAGTGGGGATATATAGATGAAAAAGGGAAGTTTGTGTTAAAGCCAACCTTTGAAGATGCCGGTGAATTCCAGCAAAATGGGCTGGCGATTGTTCGCAAGGGTGGGGCAGGAGTTATTACACAAACCGGTAAATTTGTGGTTCGCCCTAAGTACAGCTCCATTTTCCCTTTTACAGAGGGCCGTGCCATTGCTATGTTAAATGAGGGTGGTTCCGTTGTCATTAATGAGAAGGGAAAAGTATTGACGCAAAGACCGTACTCATTCATCAGTCCTTATCAGGGAGGCCGTGCGGTTTTCCAAGATTCCAAAAATGATGGTACCACACTTTATGGATACTTAGATCTTAACGGAAATGTAGCGATACCTCCCCAATATCAATATGCCTTTGATATGAGTGAGGGAAAAGCACTTGTTCAGGTAAAAGATAGCTTGTATGCTTTGTTAAATTCAACAGGAACTCAGCTCCAAACTTATCCATATGAACAGATGAATGGGTTAAGTGAAGGGCTAATTTCTTTCAAGAGAACCTACCAGGATAAAGCAGGGTATGTAGATGAGTTGGGGAATGTCGTTATTAAACCCCAATTTGGGATGGCTTTACCTTTTCAAGGAGGAAGGGCTGTTGTCAATGCTTCAAGTGACTATAGAAATAAATACGGTTTAATTGATAAGAGTGGAAACTATATTATTCCACCAAGATACAATGATATTAACCAACTTGGTGGGAACAGGGCAGCAGTCGGTAGAGCAATTAACCCTGAAGAGCCATACACAGGCTCCACATATGCCATTGCAGATACGGTGAGCGGGCAGATGATCACGGATTTTCAATATGATGCAGTTAACAACTATAAGGGAGAATATAGCTCTGTGACGCAAGGGCTTAAAAGCTTCTTTATCAACAAAAGTGGCAGACAGGCAAAAGAACTTCCGGTTATAGATGGGGTTGGAACGCTGTCCATCGAAGGGCAGTTGGTAAAAGCATTTGTAGATCAAAGATTATCTTATTACGACAAAAGCGGGAACCTGGTCTATGCACAAAATTCGGTTATTCCGGTAAACAGAAATGTTTCTATCCGGGAGGAAAAGTACCGGCCGAACAAGGATTATCTGGTGTATTTTCCACAGATACAAGGAATGAAGAATAAAGAAGCAGAGAAAAAAGTGAACGAGGTGTTACGCACTCAATCTCAAATTATTCCCATTCCGCCGGATAAACAGCTCGATTATAATTACACAGGTGATTTTTCTGTACAATTTTATAAAAAGAACTTACTAATCTTAGAGCTTAACGGCTACAACTACCCGTTTGGAGCAGCACACGGGATGCCGACACAAATCATGGTGCCGATAGATATTGATTCCGGTAGAATCTACACGTTAAAAGATTTATTCAAGGCGGACAGTGACTATGTCAAGGTGTTAAGCGATTTGGTGGCGAAACAAATACAGGAAAACCCTGACAACTACTTCCCGGATTCTTTTAAGGGGATTCAACCTGATCAGCCCTTCTATGTGTCGAGTGATGCGTTATTCTTGTATTTTACGCCATATGAAATAGCGCCATATGCAGCAGGGTTTCCGACTTTTGAAATACCTTTTAAAGAGATTAACAGTATCATTGATAAAAAAGGAGCTTTTTGGCGTTCTTTTCACTAG
- a CDS encoding NUDIX hydrolase has translation MYFNKFIGIEKVENKHVKVREVVRAVVIRDGKILMLHSNKGDFKFPGGGVESGEPHKQGLIREVLEETGYVDTTVGEKFGVFVERREDVFNQDILFEMNSHYYLCECRGETVAQQLEGYEIEQGFTAKWILIEDAISQNERAQKLSGHNGWIERETYVLRNLMKFSKRGS, from the coding sequence ATGTATTTCAATAAATTTATAGGGATAGAGAAAGTAGAAAACAAACATGTAAAAGTAAGGGAAGTGGTTAGGGCTGTCGTTATCCGCGACGGGAAAATATTGATGCTCCACTCCAACAAAGGAGATTTCAAATTTCCGGGTGGGGGTGTCGAATCTGGAGAACCCCATAAACAAGGCCTCATTCGAGAAGTATTAGAAGAAACGGGCTATGTGGATACGACTGTAGGAGAAAAATTCGGTGTGTTTGTGGAAAGAAGAGAGGATGTTTTCAATCAAGATATTCTGTTTGAAATGAACTCCCATTATTACCTGTGTGAGTGCAGGGGAGAAACAGTTGCTCAACAGTTAGAGGGATATGAGATAGAACAGGGTTTTACCGCTAAATGGATTTTGATAGAAGATGCTATATCGCAAAACGAGCGTGCACAAAAACTAAGTGGCCACAATGGTTGGATCGAGAGGGAGACCTACGTATTACGTAATTTAATGAAGTTTAGTAAAAGAGGAAGCTAG